One stretch of Chryseobacterium sp. LJ668 DNA includes these proteins:
- a CDS encoding cupin domain-containing protein, translated as MKKIVLSLASLTATMLSAQNVQTFTLKKLPSKPVNELLTRGMISGEQGTIGYFTYKKGAVVPTHQHINEQYSLITKGSVKVKILDKEYIVKAGDGIIIPPNVPHSFTALEDDTIDIDFFTPSRTDWIEGKDNYYEKK; from the coding sequence ATGAAAAAAATAGTTTTAAGCTTAGCAAGTCTTACAGCAACAATGTTATCGGCACAAAATGTACAGACATTTACATTAAAAAAATTGCCTTCAAAACCCGTGAATGAACTTTTGACCCGTGGAATGATTTCCGGAGAACAGGGAACCATCGGTTATTTTACCTACAAAAAAGGCGCAGTCGTTCCAACGCATCAACATATCAATGAGCAGTACTCTCTAATCACAAAAGGTAGTGTAAAAGTGAAAATTCTGGACAAAGAATATATCGTAAAAGCGGGTGACGGAATTATCATTCCACCCAATGTACCCCACAGTTTCACCGCTTTGGAAGACGATACGATTGATATTGATTTCTTCACTCCTTCCAGAACAGACTGGATTGAAGGGAAAGACAATTATTACGAGAAAAAATAA
- a CDS encoding helix-turn-helix domain-containing protein, which produces MSNKIETPDIVYSCHHDVSRKGENFVPKHTLSYDISGSFVLADDKENYKANSGDFNLIRKNQLVKFVKIPPENGVFESMNVYLSDENLTNFSKEYQLKAEHSITTKPLIPIKVNGVLQNFMTSLKMILESDLKNQSLIDLKIKELLLILLQSQPELKNILFDFSEPFKIDLEAFMNQNYRYNVNLDRFAYLTGRSLATFKRDFEKVFQTSPHKWILQKRLKEAHFLLKEGKSASDIFVDLGFEDLSHFSYVFKKQFGYSPTKIQVMR; this is translated from the coding sequence ATGAGCAATAAAATAGAAACTCCTGATATTGTCTATTCCTGTCATCACGATGTGAGCAGAAAGGGCGAAAATTTTGTTCCGAAACATACGCTTTCGTATGACATTTCGGGTAGTTTTGTATTAGCAGATGATAAAGAAAATTACAAGGCAAATTCAGGAGATTTTAATTTGATCAGAAAAAACCAATTGGTGAAGTTTGTCAAAATTCCACCTGAAAATGGTGTTTTTGAAAGTATGAATGTCTATTTGAGTGATGAGAATTTAACTAATTTTTCAAAAGAATATCAATTGAAAGCTGAACATTCAATTACCACAAAACCTCTCATTCCAATCAAAGTAAATGGAGTTCTTCAGAATTTTATGACTTCTTTAAAAATGATTCTTGAAAGTGATTTGAAAAATCAATCCTTAATAGATTTAAAAATAAAGGAACTTCTTTTGATTTTATTACAGTCGCAACCAGAACTGAAAAATATTCTTTTTGATTTTTCCGAACCTTTCAAAATTGATTTGGAAGCGTTTATGAATCAAAATTACCGCTACAATGTCAATCTCGACCGTTTCGCATATCTGACGGGAAGAAGTCTCGCGACATTCAAACGTGATTTTGAAAAAGTTTTTCAAACTTCGCCACACAAATGGATTTTACAGAAACGTTTGAAAGAAGCTCATTTTCTTCTTAAAGAAGGCAAATCTGCATCAGACATTTTTGTTGATCTGGGTTTTGAAGACCTTTCTCATTTTTCTTATGTTTTCAAAAAACAGTTTGGTTACAGTCCCACGAAAATTCAGGTAATGAGATGA
- a CDS encoding acetolactate decarboxylase codes for MKKIFLKLALLVALVPLVSCTVKQIKTANKKSAPNERMWHYSTIDAMRRGIYEGTHTVKELKGHGDFGLGTFNHLNGELIALDGIIYRIPPSGKVEVASENLKSPFTSLTFFKADLVKTINFTGTFEELQEKILPMLSTQNLPYAIKIEAKWSDITVGGADPISPTDTTELATLMKARPQYKSENINGTMVGYFTPSLLSNVDLSPFHFHFISDDRTFAGHLMSGQLKNAEIKIYLNEKSGYDVELLRDNGRFRHLKFESKGDSSAY; via the coding sequence ATGAAAAAAATATTTTTAAAACTCGCTTTGCTGGTTGCATTAGTGCCTTTGGTTTCGTGTACTGTAAAACAAATCAAAACCGCTAACAAAAAAAGCGCTCCAAACGAAAGAATGTGGCATTATTCTACGATTGATGCGATGCGACGAGGTATTTACGAAGGAACGCATACCGTAAAAGAATTAAAAGGCCACGGAGATTTTGGACTGGGAACATTCAATCATCTCAATGGAGAACTGATTGCATTAGACGGAATTATCTATCGTATTCCGCCATCAGGAAAAGTGGAAGTAGCTTCGGAAAATTTGAAATCGCCTTTTACCTCGCTCACATTTTTCAAAGCAGATTTGGTTAAAACAATCAATTTTACAGGAACTTTTGAGGAATTGCAGGAAAAAATTCTACCAATGCTGTCCACTCAAAATTTACCGTACGCCATAAAGATAGAAGCTAAGTGGTCTGACATTACAGTGGGTGGAGCAGACCCTATTTCTCCTACCGACACTACCGAACTTGCAACATTGATGAAAGCAAGACCTCAGTATAAATCAGAAAATATAAATGGAACAATGGTGGGCTATTTCACACCTTCTTTGTTAAGTAATGTGGATTTGTCTCCGTTTCATTTTCATTTTATTTCTGACGACAGAACATTTGCAGGACATCTGATGTCCGGTCAACTCAAGAATGCTGAAATCAAAATTTATCTGAATGAGAAAAGCGGATATGATGTTGAATTATTGCGGGATAATGGTAGGTTCCGTCACTTGAAGTTTGAGAGTAAAGGTGATTCTTCGGCATATTAA